GGCCGGCATCGGCGACAAGCTCGCCGAGCGGCTGGGCGCCGCCGACCCGGACCGGGCCGCCGACTACACCGCGCGGGCCAAGGCCCTGCGCACCGACCTGGAGACCCTGGATTCCGAGTACGCCCAGAGCCTGCGGACCTGCCAGCGGCGGGAACTGGTGACCAGCCACACCGCCTTCGCCTACCTGGCCCAGCGCTACCAACTGGAGCAGATCGGCATCTCCGGCCTCACCCCGGAGGATGAGCCGGCCCCGCAGCGGCTCGCCGACGTCGCCGCCGAGGCCCGGGAGCACGGCGCCAGCACGATCTTCTTCGAGACCCTGGTCAGCCCGAAGGTCGCCGAGACCATCGCCCGGGAGATCGGGGCGAAGACCGCGGTGCTGGACCCGATCGAGGGCCTGCAGCCGGGCAGCACCGGCGACTACCTTTCGGTGATGCGCACCAACCTGCAGACCCTGAAGACCGCACTGGGCTGCTCATGATCAATTCTGTGGTCTCCGTCGAGCACGGGGTGGTCGCCTACGACAACCGTCCCGTGCTCCGGGACGTTTCGCTACGGGTGACGGCCGGCGAGGTGGTCGCCGTACTGGGGGCGAACGGGTCCGGCAAGTCGACCCTGATCCGCGCCGTCCTCGGCCTGGTGCCCCTCTCCGCCGGTACCGTCACGCTGTTCGACACCCCGCAACGCCGGTTCCGGCAGTGGTCCCGGATCGGGTACGTGCCGCAGCGGATCGGCGCCGGCAGCGGCGTACCGGCCACCGTCGCCGAGGTGGTCGCCTCCGGCCGACTGGCCCGACGGGGCGTACTGCGCCCGCCGGGGAGCGCGGACCGGACCGCGGTGGCCGAGGCGCTGCACGCGGTCGGGCTCGCTGACCGGGCCGGTGACCCGGTGGCCACCCTCTCCGGAGGCCAGCAGCAGCGCACCCTGATCGCGCGGGCGCTGGCCGGCCAGCCGGAGCTGCTCATCCTCGACGAGCCGACCGCCGGGGTCGACTCGGCCAGTCAGGACGCGTTCGCCGAGGCGCTGCGCGGTTTCGTCGCCGGGGGCGGAACGGTGCTGCTGGTCGCCCACGAACTCGGCCCGCTCGCCGCGCTGATCACGCGGGCGGTGGTCGTACACCACGGGGAGATCGCGCACGACGGCGCGGTGCCGGAACCGGCCGGTCATCACGCCGCGCCTGGACACGAGCATGTCCACCCGCACGCGCCGGAGGAATCGGTGGGAATGTGGGGGTCATGAGCGAGCGAAGCGAGGAGGGGTCGTGAGCCTGTTCCAGTACGACTTCATGATCCGGGCCCTGATCGGCGCCCTGGTGATCGGGCTGACCGCGCCGGCGCTCGGGATCTACCTCGTGCAGCGACGGATGTCGCTGATCGGCGACGGGATCGGGCACGTCGCGCTGACCGGTGTCGGGGTCGGCCTGCTGCTCAACCGGTCCCCGGTGGTCATGGCGGTGATCGTCGCGGCGGTCGCCGCCGTCGCGATCGAGCTGATCAGGGAACGCGGGCGCACCTCCGGGGACGTCGCGCTGGCGATGCTCTTCTACGGCGGAATCGCCGGTGGCGTGATGCTGGTGGGACTCTCCGGCAGCAGCAGCAACGCCAACCTGATGGCGTACCTCTTCGGCTCGCTCACCACCACCTCGCCGGAGGATCTGGTAGTGATCGTGGTGCTCGCGGTGGTGGTCCTGGTCACGATGATCACGCTGCGACCGGCGCTCTTCGCGATCTCCCACGACGAGGAGTACGCCCGGGTCTCCGGCCTGCCGGTCCGGGCGCTCAACCTGCTGCTCGCGGTCACCACGGCGGTGACCGTCACCATCGCGATGCGCGCGGTCGGGTTGCTGCTGATCAGTGCCCTGATGGTGGTGCCGGTGGCCACCGCGCAACTCTTCACCCGGGGCTTCCTCGGCACCATGCTCTCCGCGATGGGGCTCGGCCTGCTGGCCTCCGGCTCCGGGGTGTGGCTGGCCGGTACCGCCAACACCGCGCTCGGGGCCACCATCGTGATCCTGGCGATCGGGCTGTTCCTGGTGGTGGCCGTCGGGGTCTCGCTGCGCCGGGCGGTGGGCCGGCGCAGGGCCGTACCGCGACCGGCCGGGCTGGTGGAGCCGTGCGACGTGGTGCTGGAGTCCGCTCGGCGGGCGGCGCTGGACCCGGCGGCGACCCTGTCGGCAGACCGATCGGCCGGCGGATCGGCGGGCGCATCGCCGGGCGGATCCCGGCCGGACGAGCCGACGGTGGACCGCGACCCGGAAGAGGAACTGTCGGCGGGTTCCGGCGGGACGGTGCCCGGTTCGGCACCGGCGCGGCCGGTCGGCGTACTGCGGAAGGGCTGACGCCCGGACGGTGGAATTGACCTTGTGCTCACCGGCCGCCGGGCGGTCTGCCGTTAACATTGGTTACCGTTACGGGATGACGAGCACGAACGGCTACGAGGCCTTTGCCGGCGCTGGAGAGCTGCTTCGTGCCCTGTCCGCACCGATCCGGCTCGCCATCGTCAGCGAACTCGCCGGCGGCGAGCGGTGCGTACACGAACTGGTCGAGCAGCTCGGCGCGCCGCAGCCGCTGGTCTCCCAACACCTGCGGGTACTCCGGGGCGCGGGCGTGGTCCGGGGCTCCCGACGCGGTCGGGAAATCGCCTACGCCTTGGTCGACGAGCACATCGCGCATATCGTGGCGGACGCGGTCAGCCACTCGGGAGAGGCCACATGACGCGGCCCCCGGGACAGGCATCAGACGCGACGCAGCGGGAGGGTGACATGACGACGGCGGACAGCGGCACAGCCCTGCGCAACACCCGCCAGCGCACCGCCGTGAGCGCACTGCTCGCCGAGGTGGAAGGCTTCCACAGCGCCCAGGACCTGCACGCGATGCTGCGTACCCGGGGCGAGCGGGTCGGGCTGACCACCGTCTACCGCACCCTC
The nucleotide sequence above comes from Plantactinospora soyae. Encoded proteins:
- a CDS encoding metal ABC transporter ATP-binding protein, translated to MINSVVSVEHGVVAYDNRPVLRDVSLRVTAGEVVAVLGANGSGKSTLIRAVLGLVPLSAGTVTLFDTPQRRFRQWSRIGYVPQRIGAGSGVPATVAEVVASGRLARRGVLRPPGSADRTAVAEALHAVGLADRAGDPVATLSGGQQQRTLIARALAGQPELLILDEPTAGVDSASQDAFAEALRGFVAGGGTVLLVAHELGPLAALITRAVVVHHGEIAHDGAVPEPAGHHAAPGHEHVHPHAPEESVGMWGS
- a CDS encoding ArsR/SmtB family transcription factor; protein product: MTSTNGYEAFAGAGELLRALSAPIRLAIVSELAGGERCVHELVEQLGAPQPLVSQHLRVLRGAGVVRGSRRGREIAYALVDEHIAHIVADAVSHSGEAT